The proteins below are encoded in one region of Roseovarius bejariae:
- a CDS encoding 4a-hydroxytetrahydrobiopterin dehydratase: MTEKLSDTARKTTLEPLLEHGWEMVEGRDAIKKTFEFKNFVDAFGYMTRVAIWAEKWNHHPEWFNVYKTLDVTLSTHDVGGLSSLDVKLARKMDVLYSGD; the protein is encoded by the coding sequence ATGACCGAGAAACTGAGCGACACCGCCCGGAAAACCACGCTGGAGCCGCTTCTGGAGCATGGCTGGGAGATGGTCGAGGGCCGCGACGCCATCAAGAAAACGTTTGAGTTCAAGAACTTCGTGGATGCCTTCGGCTATATGACGCGGGTGGCGATCTGGGCCGAGAAATGGAACCACCACCCCGAATGGTTCAATGTTTACAAGACATTGGACGTCACGCTGAGCACACATGACGTGGGGGGCCTGAGTTCGCTGGACGTGAAACTGGCCCGCAAGATGGATGTTCTGTATTCTGGCGACTGA
- a CDS encoding transglycosylase domain-containing protein: protein MSNSGRKTPRLVADKRTPKSKKKKPAPKRRKTPARRSRKRTPSRNPIVRLFRGLFGWIFRIIWGIGWRVTAVVALIVGVAVAYTYTTLPPVNELLDGRARGSVTLLDREGEVFAWRGDTFGGVVTSDTVSEHLKNAVIATEDKRFYMHPGVDPIGIASAIRINLSEGRGPLSGHGGSTLTQQTAKLLCLGVEYDKSEWESEADYVADCRRGSLARKAKEAVFAMAMEAKYTKDQILSIYLNRAYMGGGAYGAEAAAQRYFGKSAGQLEPQEAAILAGLLTAPTRLAPTSNLKRSQDRAATVLRLMNEQGFLSDTQTAAAQASPATLSEAAQAQTGGYFADWVMDAGPEFFTRDTTEDVIIKTTLDQRMQAAAEDALKYIFEEKVREGSKAQAAIVVMSADGAVRAMVGGRKSKVTGAFNRATMARRQTGSAFKPFVYATALELGYTYDSTVVDEPYCLDIPGSGRWCPENYTRKHYGRVTLERALRDSLNVPAVKVSESVGRDLVRKVASDFGIESDLADGPALALGASESTLLEMTGAYAGILNGGSSVTPYGLVELKLLGDDAPLMGAGGGIGERVIREEAARELIYMMHKVVHGGTGGRAQLPDREAAGKTGTTQAARDAWFLGFTADYVAGVWMGYDDNTPLTGVTGGGLPAEIWHETMVRVHEGIPPKPLPMIHPKPKPQVQQEPLRRQQRRNGGNRGNPIENILRGILGMD from the coding sequence ATGAGCAATTCAGGCCGCAAGACACCGCGCCTTGTCGCGGATAAGCGCACACCGAAATCCAAGAAAAAGAAACCCGCGCCCAAGCGCCGCAAAACCCCTGCGCGCCGCAGCCGCAAACGCACCCCCTCGCGTAATCCCATCGTGCGGCTGTTTCGCGGGCTCTTTGGCTGGATCTTCCGCATCATCTGGGGAATCGGCTGGCGTGTGACCGCCGTCGTGGCTCTGATTGTCGGGGTGGCCGTGGCCTACACCTACACCACCTTGCCACCGGTGAACGAACTGCTCGATGGCCGCGCGCGCGGCTCGGTCACCCTGCTGGACCGCGAGGGCGAGGTCTTCGCATGGCGCGGCGATACCTTCGGCGGGGTCGTCACCTCCGACACCGTCAGCGAGCATTTGAAAAACGCCGTCATCGCCACCGAGGACAAACGCTTTTACATGCACCCCGGCGTCGATCCCATCGGCATCGCCAGCGCCATCCGCATCAACCTTAGCGAAGGGCGCGGGCCGCTCTCGGGCCATGGCGGCTCCACCCTTACACAGCAGACCGCGAAACTGCTGTGCCTCGGCGTCGAATACGACAAGTCCGAATGGGAGTCCGAGGCCGATTACGTGGCGGACTGCCGCCGTGGGTCCTTGGCCCGCAAGGCCAAGGAAGCGGTCTTTGCCATGGCGATGGAGGCCAAGTACACCAAGGATCAGATCCTTTCGATCTACCTTAATCGCGCCTACATGGGCGGCGGCGCCTATGGGGCCGAGGCCGCCGCGCAACGCTATTTCGGCAAATCGGCGGGCCAGTTGGAACCACAGGAAGCCGCCATTCTCGCCGGGCTGCTGACTGCGCCCACGCGCCTTGCCCCCACCTCCAACCTCAAGCGTTCGCAGGATCGCGCCGCCACCGTGCTGCGCCTGATGAATGAACAGGGCTTCCTCTCCGACACGCAGACCGCCGCGGCACAGGCCAGCCCCGCCACCCTCTCCGAAGCCGCGCAGGCACAGACCGGCGGCTATTTCGCCGATTGGGTCATGGATGCGGGCCCCGAATTCTTTACCCGCGACACAACCGAGGACGTGATCATCAAGACCACCCTCGACCAACGTATGCAGGCCGCCGCCGAAGACGCGCTGAAGTATATCTTCGAGGAAAAGGTGCGCGAAGGCTCCAAGGCGCAGGCCGCGATCGTGGTGATGTCCGCCGATGGCGCGGTGCGCGCCATGGTCGGCGGGCGCAAAAGCAAGGTCACCGGCGCCTTCAACCGCGCGACCATGGCGCGCCGCCAGACCGGCTCGGCCTTCAAGCCCTTTGTCTACGCCACGGCGCTCGAACTGGGCTACACCTATGATTCAACCGTGGTCGACGAGCCCTATTGCCTCGACATCCCCGGCTCGGGCCGCTGGTGCCCGGAAAACTACACCCGCAAGCATTACGGACGGGTGACACTGGAGCGGGCGTTGCGCGACTCGCTCAATGTCCCTGCCGTGAAGGTCTCGGAAAGCGTGGGCCGCGATCTGGTGCGCAAGGTGGCCAGCGACTTCGGCATCGAAAGCGATCTGGCCGATGGCCCGGCGCTGGCGCTTGGGGCCTCCGAAAGCACGCTTCTGGAAATGACCGGCGCCTATGCCGGTATCCTCAACGGCGGCTCCTCGGTGACGCCCTATGGCCTTGTCGAACTCAAACTCCTTGGTGATGACGCCCCCCTCATGGGCGCCGGCGGCGGCATCGGCGAGCGGGTGATCCGCGAAGAGGCCGCACGCGAGTTGATCTACATGATGCACAAGGTCGTCCACGGCGGCACCGGCGGCCGCGCGCAACTGCCCGACCGTGAGGCCGCGGGCAAGACCGGCACCACCCAGGCCGCCCGCGATGCCTGGTTCCTCGGGTTCACCGCCGACTACGTGGCGGGGGTCTGGATGGGGTACGACGACAACACGCCCCTGACCGGCGTCACCGGCGGCGGCCTGCCCGCCGAGATCTGGCACGAGACCATGGTCCGGGTACACGAGGGCATTCCGCCGAAACCCCTGCCGATGATCCACCCGAAACCCAAACCGCAGGTGCAACAGGAACCGCTGCGCCGCCAACAGCGCCGCAACGGGGGCAACCGCGGCAACCCGATCGAAAACATCCTGCGCGGCATCCTCGGGATGGATTGA